From one uncultured Methanoregula sp. genomic stretch:
- a CDS encoding PAS domain S-box protein, producing MIHVLYVGDKPDLLESGKLNLEESGDIAVDTAPSAHAALEMLGQMPYDAIVSDFQLPDMGALPFLEKIQASVPGLPFIVFSDDERTSLSDIRDHEDMSGQKKAIKRLFCFDELKRTLLERVKLYRKKEHYREIIENAREGVVVVQDNRIVFTNPAFREITGGYEPGEMEGRTFTDFVHCHDHEKVIRSVREQFSGTAGDREDIFRVLTRGGGIRCLGSRGIVIEWDGHPAALGFISDVTDRKQAEMALDLTKRKICILNDLTRHDIANRLTVLRGRLKIARKMTQDPRVIRELDEVENAGRDIYRHLETAHTYHDLGMLSPRWFILRSILDYGKIPSDSPDLKIFIDARDTEIYSDPLLPRVFENLIDNSLRHGNHVSEIHITTRETDRGLVIVVEDNGSGIPGEEKEHIFEQGVGKHTGLGLFLSREILSITGITIRETGDAGNGARFEITIPPGAYRPPLTRQAIGLPCT from the coding sequence ATGATCCATGTGCTGTACGTAGGTGATAAACCAGATCTGCTCGAATCAGGCAAGCTGAATCTCGAGGAGTCAGGCGACATTGCAGTAGACACTGCCCCGTCAGCACATGCGGCCCTGGAAATGCTGGGACAGATGCCCTACGATGCCATCGTGTCAGATTTTCAGCTGCCGGATATGGGAGCACTGCCCTTTCTTGAAAAGATCCAGGCTTCAGTGCCAGGGTTGCCGTTCATTGTATTTTCTGATGATGAGAGAACCTCCCTCAGTGACATCCGTGATCATGAGGACATGTCAGGGCAGAAAAAAGCCATAAAAAGACTGTTCTGCTTCGACGAGCTGAAGAGAACCCTCCTGGAGAGGGTAAAACTATACCGGAAAAAAGAGCATTACCGCGAGATTATTGAAAATGCCCGTGAAGGAGTTGTCGTTGTCCAGGACAACCGTATTGTCTTTACCAATCCCGCTTTCAGAGAAATTACCGGGGGGTACGAACCCGGTGAGATGGAAGGGCGAACATTTACTGATTTTGTTCACTGCCATGACCATGAGAAAGTAATCCGCAGCGTCCGGGAGCAATTCAGCGGTACTGCCGGAGACCGGGAAGATATCTTCAGGGTACTGACCCGGGGTGGCGGAATCCGGTGCCTCGGGAGCAGGGGGATTGTTATCGAATGGGACGGGCACCCGGCAGCACTCGGCTTTATTTCTGACGTTACCGATCGCAAACAGGCCGAGATGGCTCTGGATCTCACAAAACGGAAGATCTGCATCCTCAATGATCTGACCCGTCATGACATCGCCAACCGTCTGACGGTCCTGCGGGGCAGGCTTAAGATCGCACGGAAGATGACACAGGATCCACGGGTTATCCGCGAGCTCGATGAGGTGGAGAATGCCGGCAGGGATATCTACCGGCACCTTGAGACGGCTCATACGTACCATGACCTGGGAATGCTCTCACCCAGATGGTTCATCCTGCGTTCTATACTTGATTACGGGAAAATCCCCTCTGACTCTCCGGATCTGAAAATTTTCATTGATGCGAGGGATACTGAAATCTATTCCGATCCTCTCCTTCCCCGGGTGTTTGAGAACCTGATCGATAACTCCCTGCGTCATGGGAATCATGTTTCGGAAATCCACATTACCACGAGAGAAACCGATCGCGGACTTGTAATAGTTGTGGAAGATAACGGGAGTGGCATACCCGGTGAGGAGAAAGAGCATATCTTCGAACAGGGCGTTGGAAAACATACGGGACTCGGGCTGTTCCTCAGCCGCGAGATCCTGTCCATTACCGGGATCACGATACGGGAAACGGGGGATGCCGGGAATGGTGCACGCTTCGAGATCACCATTCCGCCGGGCGCATACCGTCCCCCCCTCACCCGGCAGGCAATCGGGCTTCCCTGTACCTGA
- a CDS encoding chemotaxis protein CheW, with translation MTAKVNEPVATAKNPVSSDRKTDTIQVVEFVLGSEHFAVDLFDVKEVVEYTTITKLPNVPSYVKGIIDLRGEITMIIDLKQRLNITEETMTSLDASRIIVLDDKIAKSKIGILVDDVTSVSTFEGNHVDYTSASVSKEETSIIGIIKRKIKVKDKEINELIIWIDIKQLLSDIDSTL, from the coding sequence ATGACAGCAAAGGTAAATGAACCTGTTGCAACGGCAAAAAATCCCGTTTCATCTGACAGAAAGACTGATACGATCCAGGTTGTGGAATTCGTGCTGGGAAGCGAGCACTTTGCCGTTGACCTGTTCGATGTGAAGGAAGTTGTGGAGTACACGACCATAACCAAACTCCCCAACGTTCCTTCCTACGTGAAGGGAATCATCGACCTGAGAGGCGAGATCACCATGATCATCGACCTCAAGCAGCGGCTGAATATCACCGAAGAGACGATGACCTCTCTCGACGCGTCCCGGATCATCGTCCTCGATGACAAGATCGCCAAGTCAAAGATTGGCATCCTTGTCGATGATGTCACGTCAGTGTCCACATTCGAGGGCAACCATGTGGATTATACTTCGGCTTCCGTGAGCAAGGAAGAGACCTCCATCATCGGGATCATCAAGCGTAAGATCAAGGTCAAGGACAAGGAGATCAACGAGTTGATCATCTGGATCGATATCAAGCAGCTGCTCAGTGATATCGACTCAACCCTTTGA
- a CDS encoding methyl-accepting chemotaxis protein — MIELKEMTDMFEKNPLSQAVVDADLNILLVNDAFTKLVGYNKDRLIGIRFTDFKDKNMIKYLESSGEGVGDAVNMRRTTVGRSTFDTPTGIHIVIRTNIPIFGEKGEIKYVYVTYNEITKVVKAQNYMAKEVEELSKIYAIMAKGDLTPRYNLTEPDADTKDGFDLLVKLRDSVRGIIASLQKNIGDVNKQMLNLTSTADNATRSVEDASKSVNQIAKNAGEVSENAQKASEGVEQMSKAMQDMSAAVEEITSSMESVSSQANNANASAKSGAILAENVNKDMMDITLESGKTYDVIKEIEKQMTDIGKIIVLIRDLASQTNLLALNAAIEAARAGEHGRGFAVVASEVKSLAQESRSSAEKIEEMITQLNLATKKAADGMAEAKKLVGKGAAESQQALDAFRTIQKAAETVANSASEVAAATEEQAATTEEITASVHEVANLIERTAKEAGDAAAATEESAAAIDEITLMIQTVNDVAIGAMEANKKFKVD; from the coding sequence ATGATTGAGTTAAAAGAAATGACGGATATGTTTGAGAAGAACCCGCTGTCACAGGCAGTTGTCGATGCAGATCTCAACATCCTTCTGGTGAACGATGCGTTTACAAAACTGGTGGGCTACAACAAGGACCGGCTGATTGGAATCCGGTTCACTGATTTCAAGGACAAGAACATGATCAAGTACCTCGAGAGCAGTGGCGAGGGCGTCGGGGATGCAGTCAACATGCGGAGGACTACCGTAGGCCGGAGCACGTTCGATACGCCAACCGGCATTCACATCGTCATCCGGACCAATATACCCATCTTTGGCGAGAAGGGCGAGATCAAGTACGTGTACGTTACCTATAACGAGATCACGAAAGTGGTCAAAGCCCAGAATTACATGGCAAAAGAAGTCGAGGAGTTATCCAAGATCTATGCCATCATGGCAAAGGGGGACCTGACGCCCAGGTACAATCTTACGGAACCGGATGCTGACACGAAAGATGGTTTTGATCTACTGGTCAAACTCCGGGATTCAGTCCGGGGGATCATCGCCAGCCTCCAGAAGAATATCGGTGATGTCAACAAGCAGATGCTGAACCTGACCTCTACTGCGGATAATGCAACGAGGAGTGTCGAGGACGCGTCGAAAAGCGTGAACCAGATCGCAAAGAATGCCGGCGAGGTCTCCGAGAACGCCCAGAAAGCATCCGAGGGTGTCGAGCAGATGTCCAAGGCAATGCAGGACATGAGCGCAGCGGTCGAGGAAATTACCTCCAGCATGGAGAGCGTCTCATCGCAGGCAAACAATGCGAATGCGTCGGCCAAGAGCGGTGCAATCCTTGCAGAAAATGTGAACAAGGACATGATGGACATCACCTTAGAATCCGGCAAGACGTACGATGTCATCAAGGAAATCGAGAAACAGATGACCGACATCGGCAAGATCATCGTCCTGATTCGCGATCTCGCCAGCCAGACCAACCTGCTGGCACTCAATGCGGCGATCGAGGCTGCCAGGGCAGGAGAGCACGGACGGGGTTTTGCCGTGGTTGCATCTGAAGTCAAATCACTTGCACAGGAATCCCGTTCAAGCGCGGAAAAGATCGAAGAGATGATCACGCAGCTCAACCTTGCCACCAAGAAGGCAGCGGATGGCATGGCAGAAGCCAAGAAACTTGTCGGCAAAGGAGCCGCTGAGTCACAGCAGGCCCTTGACGCATTCAGGACAATCCAGAAAGCCGCCGAGACCGTGGCAAACAGTGCATCGGAAGTTGCTGCAGCAACTGAGGAACAGGCTGCAACCACCGAGGAGATCACGGCAAGTGTCCACGAGGTGGCGAACCTGATAGAACGGACTGCCAAGGAGGCCGGGGACGCAGCCGCGGCAACGGAAGAGTCTGCTGCAGCCATTGACGAGATCACGCTGATGATCCAGACCGTCAACGATGTTGCAATCGGCGCAATGGAAGCCAACAAGAAATTCAAGGTGGATTGA
- a CDS encoding acetate uptake transporter — MLVKTMESGEVKKEIKIIDTTANPAPLGLLAFGMTTVMLNLHNAGIFALGSMIFAMGIFYGGIAQVIAGIMEWRKNNTFGTLAFISYGFFWLSLVGLIVMPKFGFATSFAKEELVAFLAIWCLFSFVMWIITFRLSRGLQVVFGLLVLLFLLLIAGNSLGNITILQIAGVEGIICGLSAMYVGLGQVMNEVYKEKIINVG; from the coding sequence ATGCTGGTGAAGACAATGGAATCCGGAGAAGTAAAAAAAGAAATTAAGATTATTGACACCACCGCAAACCCGGCCCCGCTCGGGCTGCTCGCTTTCGGTATGACAACGGTGATGCTGAACCTGCACAATGCAGGGATCTTTGCGTTAGGCTCCATGATCTTTGCAATGGGCATATTCTACGGTGGGATTGCCCAGGTCATTGCAGGTATCATGGAGTGGAGGAAGAACAACACGTTCGGCACGCTCGCCTTCATATCGTACGGGTTTTTCTGGCTCTCGCTCGTTGGACTGATCGTTATGCCCAAGTTCGGTTTTGCCACATCGTTTGCCAAAGAGGAACTGGTTGCATTCCTTGCGATATGGTGCCTGTTCTCGTTCGTGATGTGGATCATCACATTCCGGCTCTCGCGGGGGTTACAGGTCGTGTTCGGCCTCCTTGTCCTGCTGTTCCTGCTCCTGATTGCAGGCAATTCCCTTGGCAATATCACGATCCTCCAGATTGCCGGAGTTGAAGGGATAATCTGCGGTCTTTCCGCAATGTATGTTGGCCTCGGGCAGGTCATGAACGAAGTATACAAAGAGAAAATCATCAACGTGGGGTGA
- a CDS encoding PAS domain S-box protein, protein MEEYQTEIGRIKELLSSHPEGLSITDIAGTLQLNRNSVAKYMDILQIQGAADGRKMGTAKIYYHSQRIPAFSLRKVCSRPLLVCNQDMIPTDVNQAFLSYAGIPSEQVLQKPFESVPVRFLEGGTSQQVLKKTLRGMEQRIRAQVQTGTKTLPCSLLLVPVVFENGKPGISIIIEDTVSSAEDSPAESASAGLLELLDDEIEYIVRYTPEGIIRYANEPYCRAVGKMREELIGRPFKPLVSSEDSQRIRAHLDRLSVQYPVGVIEYRAIMASGDLRYLRWHDRAQFNSRGEVAGYSSCGIDITDLVNAGQKLKKTQETLEETIVSRTEDLRTINRQLYEEIATREKMEEELLRTQFAMDHAAEMIFWVNRNARIQYANTTAIKSLGYTGPDIRDLPFEEIIPFYSLSSWDVTWGNLKNTGMVSTETLIVKTDGSRVPAEVTLTYLEYRGKEFVYCFSRDLTERTRMERALQEANKKLNIFTSIARHDIQNKITVLLGYLGRTKKMVTDPVVLDYIEKQETAAKAIRNEVNLTREFKDLGASPPEWQNVRQVLDTIIRQQDATTSRFTVDLPDIEIYADGQLDHVFERLFETSLPSDKTPPHIRIHSFQKERDLIAVIEYESSGIRPEDKEGIFEVQASKNRGLFMAREILSLTGIKLSETGEYGKNTRFEIGIPDTYFRYSK, encoded by the coding sequence ATGGAGGAGTACCAGACCGAGATCGGACGAATCAAAGAGCTGCTGTCTTCCCACCCGGAAGGACTGAGCATTACGGATATAGCCGGTACTCTGCAGCTGAACCGGAACTCTGTGGCAAAATATATGGACATTCTCCAGATACAGGGTGCTGCGGACGGACGGAAGATGGGAACAGCTAAGATCTATTATCACTCCCAGCGTATACCGGCATTTTCCTTAAGGAAAGTCTGTTCCCGCCCCCTTCTCGTATGCAACCAGGATATGATTCCCACGGACGTGAACCAGGCATTCTTATCATATGCCGGAATTCCCTCAGAACAGGTACTCCAGAAGCCTTTTGAATCCGTTCCGGTCCGGTTTCTTGAAGGTGGCACATCCCAGCAGGTGCTGAAAAAAACCCTCAGGGGCATGGAACAACGGATCCGTGCGCAGGTACAGACAGGGACAAAAACCCTGCCATGCAGTCTCCTTCTCGTTCCCGTGGTTTTTGAGAACGGGAAACCCGGCATTTCCATAATCATTGAGGACACCGTCTCTTCCGCAGAAGATTCCCCCGCGGAATCCGCATCGGCCGGGCTCCTGGAGCTCCTGGATGACGAGATAGAATATATTGTCAGGTATACACCCGAAGGCATCATCCGCTATGCAAATGAACCGTACTGCCGGGCGGTCGGAAAGATGCGGGAAGAACTCATAGGCAGGCCTTTCAAACCCCTCGTGTCATCTGAAGATTCCCAGCGGATCAGGGCACATCTTGATCGCCTGAGCGTCCAGTACCCCGTGGGGGTCATCGAATACCGGGCGATTATGGCGAGCGGGGACCTACGGTACCTGCGCTGGCATGATCGCGCCCAGTTCAATTCCCGGGGCGAAGTAGCCGGCTACTCTTCCTGTGGCATTGATATAACGGATCTTGTCAATGCAGGGCAGAAGCTCAAAAAGACGCAGGAAACCCTTGAAGAGACCATAGTGAGCCGGACCGAGGATCTCCGGACCATCAACCGCCAGTTGTACGAGGAGATAGCAACCCGGGAAAAGATGGAGGAAGAACTGCTCCGCACGCAGTTTGCCATGGATCATGCTGCGGAAATGATCTTCTGGGTAAACCGGAATGCACGGATACAATATGCCAACACCACCGCCATCAAATCTCTCGGCTATACCGGTCCGGATATCCGCGATCTTCCCTTCGAGGAGATCATCCCGTTCTATTCACTCTCATCATGGGACGTGACCTGGGGCAACCTTAAAAATACGGGAATGGTCTCGACCGAAACCCTCATTGTAAAAACTGACGGGAGCCGCGTGCCTGCAGAAGTAACCCTCACCTATCTTGAATACCGGGGAAAAGAGTTCGTGTACTGTTTTTCCCGGGATCTCACGGAACGTACAAGGATGGAACGGGCACTTCAGGAAGCGAACAAGAAACTCAACATCTTCACCAGTATCGCACGGCACGATATCCAGAATAAAATTACCGTTCTTCTCGGGTACCTGGGACGGACAAAAAAAATGGTTACGGATCCCGTTGTTCTTGACTACATCGAGAAACAGGAAACAGCGGCAAAGGCCATACGAAACGAGGTCAACCTGACCCGGGAATTCAAGGATCTTGGTGCGAGTCCCCCCGAATGGCAGAATGTCCGGCAGGTTCTCGATACGATCATCCGGCAGCAGGATGCCACCACATCCAGGTTCACGGTCGATCTTCCTGATATCGAAATATATGCCGATGGCCAGCTGGATCATGTATTTGAACGCCTTTTCGAGACCTCATTACCTTCGGATAAAACGCCCCCGCATATCCGGATACATTCATTTCAGAAAGAACGCGATCTCATCGCGGTGATAGAGTACGAGAGTTCAGGCATCAGGCCGGAAGACAAGGAAGGAATTTTTGAGGTACAGGCTTCGAAAAACCGGGGCCTGTTTATGGCACGCGAGATCCTCTCCCTTACCGGAATCAAGCTTTCGGAGACCGGGGAGTATGGAAAGAATACCCGCTTTGAGATCGGGATTCCGGACACTTACTTCCGTTATTCTAAGTAA
- a CDS encoding response regulator, with the protein MIHILLVDDDRDILDIMRLDLEDVPAFAVDTCSASTEAVELIRQGNYDVIIADWRMPVLNGTELIKKIRSNGCKSLVILYSGHNVSSDIRTAIDSGADYYLHRGGDPETEFAQLREMIGKAGIIRDGKKPD; encoded by the coding sequence ATGATTCACATACTCCTTGTCGACGATGACAGAGATATCCTGGATATCATGCGCCTTGATCTCGAGGATGTTCCGGCATTTGCCGTTGATACCTGCAGTGCATCTACCGAAGCGGTAGAACTGATCAGGCAGGGCAACTACGATGTGATCATTGCCGACTGGCGTATGCCGGTGCTGAACGGGACGGAACTGATAAAAAAAATACGCAGCAATGGCTGCAAATCGCTGGTCATTCTTTACTCCGGGCACAATGTCAGTTCCGACATCAGGACCGCCATCGACAGCGGGGCAGATTATTATCTTCACCGCGGCGGCGACCCTGAAACTGAATTTGCCCAGTTGCGGGAGATGATTGGTAAGGCCGGGATTATCCGGGATGGAAAAAAACCTGATTGA
- a CDS encoding PEGA domain-containing protein produces the protein MGRTYAIGKAGIILLGLLFCGGLVTGAAAAGGIQTAMGDTVTLSGYSYGSPNAYLFLTGPNLPANGVALDNINRQADRGGFTIVSVDGNNHWTYKWNTANIGGRLDAGSYMIWVVNGPNDRSRLNEAEYSTIQVTMGVPSISVDTPTIPASLEVNTEPYGASVVLNGKFLGITPLMKSDLTPGTFTLSLTKRGYENITTPVRLEAGMVTTVDAPLAPQAVAPVANLSPSGTLQTAPVTTEETLPATPPATTPKRAAGLVLVPVSALGIAVILGMQWRKR, from the coding sequence ATGGGTCGGACATACGCTATCGGAAAGGCAGGAATTATTCTTCTCGGATTGTTATTCTGCGGGGGACTCGTGACCGGTGCAGCGGCGGCAGGCGGGATCCAGACCGCGATGGGGGACACCGTCACCCTTTCCGGTTATTCCTATGGCAGCCCGAACGCCTACCTGTTCCTGACCGGCCCCAATCTCCCGGCAAACGGTGTCGCGCTGGACAATATCAACCGGCAGGCTGACCGGGGCGGTTTTACCATCGTGAGCGTGGACGGGAACAATCACTGGACCTACAAATGGAACACCGCAAACATCGGGGGGCGGCTCGATGCGGGTTCGTACATGATCTGGGTGGTAAACGGGCCCAATGATCGCTCCCGGCTGAACGAAGCGGAATACAGTACCATCCAGGTTACCATGGGAGTCCCGTCAATTTCCGTGGATACCCCCACGATCCCCGCTTCGCTCGAAGTCAATACGGAGCCCTATGGCGCCTCGGTTGTGCTCAATGGAAAATTTCTTGGCATCACACCCCTGATGAAAAGCGATCTGACGCCCGGGACCTTTACCCTGTCCCTGACAAAACGCGGGTACGAGAATATCACTACCCCGGTGCGGCTGGAAGCCGGGATGGTTACCACGGTCGATGCCCCCCTCGCACCGCAGGCAGTTGCCCCGGTAGCGAATCTTTCTCCTTCCGGTACCCTGCAGACAGCCCCGGTCACCACCGAAGAGACGTTACCGGCCACGCCGCCTGCCACGACTCCAAAGCGTGCAGCAGGACTGGTCCTGGTTCCTGTCAGCGCCCTTGGGATTGCAGTCATTCTCGGGATGCAGTGGCGAAAGCGCTGA
- a CDS encoding aldolase, which translates to MTYTICLISPEEKDRLTQCCMPRVRFEIKSDIYGCCIKLLSDNHTLKDTWQENFYAMSEGIRSHGRLFVFSDPLYPENSLLLDPYSKTAFLFNFSYYGWIKSIALGLTGDILEDEHGISSIHGACVDIGGRGLCIVGTSGAGKTTQTYGLLNNPYSRVISDDWFFSRVYGPDILAYGSEKNFYIREDLAGIWKEFDGLVGKDEYDADGRAVANLRWVVGKGRQLPFTTLKTLIILKRDPADPCTSRNLDPEEGLVLFTKNRYFNPHLLVDNQRKSNIRKRCITDLLERTCAYLVNTTGTPRETQSLIRSLVGLQE; encoded by the coding sequence ATGACCTATACCATATGCCTGATATCCCCGGAAGAGAAGGACCGGTTAACACAATGCTGTATGCCACGCGTCCGGTTCGAGATCAAGTCGGATATTTACGGGTGCTGTATCAAGCTCCTCTCGGATAACCATACCCTGAAGGATACCTGGCAGGAGAATTTTTACGCAATGTCCGAGGGCATCCGTTCCCACGGGCGGTTATTCGTGTTCAGCGACCCGTTGTATCCCGAAAATTCTCTCCTGCTGGATCCCTATTCAAAGACCGCGTTCCTCTTCAATTTCAGTTACTATGGCTGGATAAAATCCATTGCCCTTGGCCTTACCGGTGATATCCTCGAGGATGAACACGGGATCTCTTCCATTCACGGGGCCTGCGTGGATATCGGGGGCCGGGGACTCTGTATCGTCGGAACTTCCGGGGCCGGAAAGACCACCCAGACCTACGGGCTCCTCAATAACCCGTACAGCCGCGTCATTTCCGACGACTGGTTCTTCTCCCGGGTATACGGCCCGGATATTCTTGCCTACGGCTCCGAGAAGAATTTCTACATCCGTGAAGACCTTGCCGGCATCTGGAAAGAGTTTGACGGACTTGTCGGAAAGGACGAGTATGATGCTGACGGGAGGGCTGTTGCCAACCTCCGGTGGGTTGTCGGTAAAGGGAGGCAGCTCCCATTTACCACGCTGAAAACGCTCATCATCCTGAAGCGGGATCCTGCCGATCCCTGCACCAGCCGGAATCTCGATCCGGAAGAAGGACTTGTGCTGTTTACAAAAAACCGGTACTTCAACCCTCACCTTCTCGTGGATAACCAGAGGAAGAGCAATATCCGGAAGAGATGCATCACCGACCTGCTGGAGCGGACATGCGCATATCTCGTCAATACCACCGGAACCCCGCGGGAGACGCAGAGCCTGATCCGGTCACTGGTGGGATTGCAGGAATAA
- a CDS encoding ATP-binding cassette domain-containing protein, translating to MNKYPGILMMKPNPELQAIPLIEFENITVFRNNTRALDRISVVIHEGENIAVLGPNGAGKSSFVRAVTRELYPVIPDEPMIFRIRGRDVWDVFELRSTIGIVSNDLQYTFHRGMSGREVILSGFFSSVGLFNHRITPAMETKADEICAFLEIGHLEHRLMNEMSSGEARRFLIGRALVHDPKTLILDEPTNSLDLHSLHAFRRILQKIARSGTGIVLITHNLHDIIPEISRVILMKEGRIVNDGNKTAMLTGTIIGDLFDVPLEVIESGGYYYAAGY from the coding sequence ATGAACAAGTATCCCGGAATCCTGATGATGAAACCGAATCCTGAACTCCAAGCGATCCCCCTGATAGAATTCGAGAACATCACGGTGTTCCGGAACAACACCCGTGCCCTCGACCGTATCTCCGTCGTTATCCACGAAGGCGAGAATATTGCAGTTCTCGGGCCCAACGGGGCCGGGAAATCCTCGTTTGTCAGGGCGGTAACCCGGGAGTTGTACCCCGTGATCCCCGATGAACCGATGATATTCCGGATCCGGGGAAGGGATGTCTGGGATGTTTTTGAGCTGCGGTCCACGATTGGCATCGTCTCAAATGATCTCCAGTACACGTTCCATCGCGGGATGAGTGGCAGGGAAGTGATCCTATCCGGCTTCTTCTCGAGCGTGGGACTTTTCAACCACCGGATCACTCCTGCAATGGAAACGAAAGCCGATGAGATCTGCGCATTCCTGGAGATAGGACACCTTGAGCACCGGCTGATGAACGAGATGTCCTCCGGTGAGGCCCGCCGGTTCCTGATCGGAAGGGCTCTCGTGCATGATCCAAAGACCCTCATCCTTGACGAACCCACCAACAGCCTCGACCTGCATTCCCTCCACGCATTCCGCAGGATCCTGCAGAAGATCGCCCGGTCGGGAACAGGTATCGTCCTCATTACCCACAATCTTCACGATATCATACCGGAAATTTCCCGGGTGATCCTGATGAAGGAGGGCAGGATCGTGAACGATGGTAACAAAACCGCCATGCTGACAGGAACAATCATCGGCGACCTCTTCGATGTGCCGCTCGAGGTTATCGAGTCAGGCGGGTATTATTACGCGGCAGGCTACTGA
- a CDS encoding MBL fold metallo-hydrolase → MPAGSDQLISQQWQPVAGAAGATIFPLIRKIDTISSNSYIIQTPDAILLIDPGGLTDQAEQLMRVIEACRLENDRPVFVFLTHAHIDHFIGAQHLPAFAYHESVVFAVQEIGAEALEQGDGKLTQANLLGISPVSMKTGFRLLTKERAGSPGIPVSLAFANGAEVTVTQDRIGADLDGGLVRERISFGPGPGLEIYHTPGHSPDSICIRIGELLFVGDILFAANPGIAGLCGWSQEALIHSLLVINGIISGGGIHMLCPGHGRVILAADAARMLTLVRNDALALSNIAELNDERAQETAAFAEDCMDEVNEIFTIMAGRLYYLSYVMDELGEPEIAERLHSQFNGDAVDELLEAFKDFADEHHNQKNVSIYLALKAGQVIAKLDRAFKKDELAHLIDPTMVQRAGRLLSDYTTMLRGFCPPGELSECDIAGLVKALVTGLSVPACSDDDMLDSADDDAAFVQMLLARAGARPLLEEIDLTLKPGKHPIPAVVDSDHFSDLLTYILEELVGTGSRRIIISTEREKYEAFITISGDCAGESVPEKKKTWNFLEGLCKRAGGTLAFAQENGMSRFVVTVSLL, encoded by the coding sequence TTGCCGGCTGGTAGTGACCAGCTCATCTCCCAGCAGTGGCAACCGGTTGCGGGGGCAGCCGGTGCTACCATCTTCCCGCTGATCCGGAAGATCGATACCATATCCTCCAACTCTTATATCATCCAGACTCCGGATGCGATCCTGCTCATCGATCCCGGCGGACTCACCGACCAGGCAGAACAGCTCATGAGGGTCATTGAGGCATGCCGCCTCGAAAATGACCGCCCGGTCTTTGTCTTCCTCACCCACGCCCATATCGATCACTTCATCGGCGCCCAGCACCTCCCGGCCTTTGCGTACCATGAAAGCGTGGTTTTTGCAGTCCAGGAAATCGGGGCTGAGGCACTTGAACAGGGCGACGGGAAACTGACACAGGCAAACCTGCTCGGGATCTCCCCGGTGTCCATGAAGACGGGCTTCCGTCTCCTGACAAAGGAGCGGGCAGGGTCTCCTGGCATTCCCGTATCCCTTGCGTTCGCGAACGGCGCGGAAGTGACCGTAACCCAGGACCGGATCGGCGCTGATCTGGACGGGGGGCTTGTCCGCGAGCGGATCTCATTCGGGCCGGGGCCCGGCCTTGAAATCTACCATACTCCGGGACACAGCCCGGACAGCATCTGTATCCGGATCGGGGAACTGCTGTTTGTGGGGGATATCCTGTTTGCAGCAAATCCCGGAATCGCCGGGTTGTGCGGGTGGTCCCAGGAAGCGCTTATCCATTCCCTGCTCGTGATTAATGGCATCATTTCCGGCGGTGGGATCCACATGCTCTGTCCCGGCCACGGCCGTGTTATCCTGGCAGCGGATGCCGCACGGATGCTCACTCTTGTCAGGAATGATGCACTTGCCCTCTCGAACATTGCCGAACTGAACGATGAACGGGCTCAGGAGACGGCAGCGTTTGCCGAGGACTGCATGGACGAGGTGAACGAGATCTTCACGATCATGGCCGGACGCCTCTATTACCTCTCGTACGTGATGGACGAGCTGGGAGAGCCCGAGATTGCAGAACGGTTGCATTCCCAGTTTAATGGCGATGCTGTCGATGAACTCCTTGAAGCCTTCAAGGACTTTGCCGATGAGCACCACAATCAGAAGAATGTATCCATATACCTGGCGCTCAAAGCCGGCCAGGTGATCGCCAAGCTGGACCGGGCATTCAAAAAGGATGAACTCGCCCATCTCATTGATCCGACGATGGTCCAGCGGGCCGGCCGACTCCTGTCGGATTATACCACGATGCTGCGCGGGTTCTGTCCCCCGGGCGAGCTCTCCGAATGCGATATCGCAGGACTGGTAAAAGCCCTTGTCACCGGCCTGTCAGTACCCGCGTGCTCCGACGATGATATGCTCGATTCGGCCGATGATGATGCAGCATTTGTGCAGATGCTGCTTGCCCGTGCCGGGGCCCGCCCCCTCCTCGAGGAGATCGATCTCACCCTTAAGCCCGGCAAGCACCCGATACCCGCAGTTGTTGACAGCGATCATTTCTCGGATCTCCTGACCTATATCCTTGAAGAACTTGTCGGAACCGGATCCCGCCGGATCATCATCAGTACGGAACGGGAAAAATATGAGGCATTCATCACCATTTCCGGGGATTGTGCAGGGGAGTCTGTCCCGGAGAAGAAGAAGACCTGGAACTTCCTTGAGGGGCTCTGTAAGCGGGCCGGGGGGACTCTTGCGTTTGCGCAGGAGAATGGAATGTCCCGGTTCGTGGTGACCGTGAGCCTGTTGTAG